A single Aspergillus puulaauensis MK2 DNA, chromosome 7, nearly complete sequence DNA region contains:
- a CDS encoding uncharacterized protein (COG:S;~EggNog:ENOG410PPFS), producing MEHVSTLCAISTVGIAATGFALGRVEPTQSLESTHIQHAPSLTANTTPLSDARPLETFGTAQSQSPAAAISPETQENAAPCTEQAGSGNAPPRKTSFAGVRLRRRGQTLTMPPARTEESPPASSHGRRPSSSWIRRLSFQPDKRFSLQSPDSPSFPEPASPAPSRLSSHRRTPNKLVKRPKSHHSNGNPFYAHTVSSPLIPSGLRRPATSYQRPETFKHRPTHSLSFEPSLALSPLVEPSSGNPPSGNEPWQPFIAPSSNASRERLDRRFSTSTKPRERAVRRILPQPNASPALLLATSIIKKEVASETLSKTLPITTPVEFRNPFTADGAPPQQLEAHSTEAEKQAFNPSHEETCPKSPTEVTAPLDVRVFRNGSFTGPKRRAASTPLPNIANVEGAIWVSPRAPGRRNITDPTVFRRPPTTSNGGLPALFTSGIMGSQSKVLSQYHKGCTNDLGQHCYRDNVHRGSTDGSALSSLYGSIRRRPKRHSIAASDPASTVIGSDDTRVFTSGDEDETDFMSDTAFDSIRTHITTDSACFQSPRIETIFDRTLPSGTNDGLPTGSNGIISANSLIPPTNRPLDSIVGEEVGEEAPGVYILTPVAQNLVDVHEGDSEILFPSDLSDDDDSRSIIASLPGDKTIRPSLTLAKFDALAPDNTSDKNCGQRTSITEGIMGNRIPLRETVEHGSSGVTEEAHDTSPRMNIFDWSEQSRSDREGTGPDGRPRTVHGKHGPGMRGSRASGRKQPSTLHYRSQSVPVAREPMASNESRQPSGKFGTWGLGSKGVSEDWDSDFEFEFEDKDKDESSMNEKNNPKMDAKQPSVIVPQAIMERQASLHGQFGQVQELTLLVEELKRLRHQASFLDIVRGPSNELWKEAEGIVDLATIDDDDNNQSPPRSPSLTFSFDESEGESSQSNEPWKRVSGDSWRASISENPSTRPTTSPYPEQTVPSNKANSVLDLIYQQHLSHDPTNSSRFPRSRKLPFDTQSLRDLVVRAGVVTRALKEVVRKAEGVPHGFEENTHPSHPPFSRIFEHHSHDRFSKFETSCIS from the coding sequence TTTAGAAACGTTTGGGACGGCGCAGTCACAATCTCCGGCTGCTGCTATTTCCCCGGAAACTCAAGAAAATGCAGCACCTTGCACAGAACAGGCTGGAAGTGGTAATGCACCGCCCAGAAAAACATCGTTCGCAGGTGTAAGGTTACGCCGCCGCGGTCAGACCTTGACCATGCCCCCAGCACGAACTGAAGAAAGTCCACCGGCCTCTTCACATGGTCGACGaccgtcttcctcttggATACGGCGACTATCGTTCCAGCCAGACAAGCGTTTCTCTCTACAGAGCCCGGATTCTCCATCGTTTCCGgaaccagccagcccagccccCTCTCGTCTTTCCAGCCATCGCAGAACGCCCAACAAACTCGTCAAACGGCCGAAGTCTCATCATTCAAACGGCAATCCTTTTTATGCCCACACCGTATCTTCTCCTCTAATACCTAGTGGGCTCCGTCGACCAGCAACAAGTTATCAACGACCCGAAACCTTCAAACACAGGCCAACTCACAGCTTAAGCTTCGAACCAAGCTTAGCTCTCAGTCCTCTAGTCGAACCCAGTTCCGGCAATCCACCCTCAGGAAATGAGCCCTGGCAACCTTTCATTGCCCCAAGCTCCAACGCATCGCGCGAACGACTCGACCGTAGGTTTTCAACGTCAACAAAACCTAGAGAACGAGCCGTGCGAAGAATCCTTCCGCAGCCTAATGCCTCGCctgcccttcttctcgcgACCTCTATCATCAAGAAGGAGGTCGCATCCGAAACCCTATCAAAAACACTCCCCATAACCACACCCGTTGAGTTTCGCAATCCTTTCACTGCGGATGGTGCTCCACCACAGCAACTAGAGGCACATTcaacagaagcagaaaagcAGGCCTTTAACCCATCACATGAAGAAACCTGTCCAAAATCCCCTACAGAGGTCACGGCTCCGTTAGACGTTAGGGTTTTTCGCAATGGCTCGTTCACTGGGCCCAAAAGGAGAGCGGCGTCGACCCCTCTGCCAAATATAGCAAATGTGGAAGGAGCTATCTGGGTGTCGCCCCGAGCACCCGGGAGACGTAACATTACAGATCCGACTGTCTTCAGGCGGCCACCGACGACGTCAAATGGTGGACTTCCGGCTCTGTTCACTTCGGGGATTATGGGGTCACAATCAAAAGTACTCTCACAATATCACAAAGGGTGCACCAACGATTTAGGTCAGCACTGCTATCGCGACAACGTACATCGTGGCTCAACAGACGGATCAGCTTTGTCTTCGTTATACGGCTCGATTCGTCGACGCCCTAAGCGCCATTCAATTGCCGCTTCTGACCCAGCGTCGACTGTCATAGGCTCTGATGACACTCGGGTCTTTACTTctggcgatgaggatgaaacTGACTTCATGAGCGATACCGCGTTTGACTCTATTCGCACTCATATAACGACCGACAGTGCTTGTTTCCAGTCCCCACGGATAGAAACGATCTTCGACCGGACACTACCTTCAGGAACTAATGACGGGCTACCCACGGGATCAAACGGTATCATCTCAGCCAACTCTCTCATTCCTCCAACAAACCGACCCCTCGATTCTATTGTGGGAGAAGAagtgggagaagaagcgcccGGGGTCTATATTTTGACACCAGTGGCCCAAAATCTCGTGGATGTTCATGAAGGAGACAGCGAAATATTGTTCCCATCTGACTTgagcgacgacgatgattcACGAAGCATAATAGCTTCGCTGCCTGGAGATAAAACTATCCGCCCTTCTCTGACACTAGCAAAATTTGATGCACTGGCTCCGGATAACACCAGTGACAAAAATTGTGGACAACGCACTTCGATCACTGAAGGAATTATGGGTAACCGTATTCCGCTAAGAGAAACCGTTGAGCACGGATCGAGCGGAGTCACCGAAGAAGCTCACGATACATCTCCGCGGATGAACATCTTCGACTGGTCTGAGCAATCAAGATCTGATCGCGAGGGCACTGGGCCTGATGGGCGTCCACGAACAGTCCACGGGAAACATGGGCCTGGTATGCGTGGTAGTCGAGCATCCGGACGAAAACAACCCAGTACTCTTCATTATCGCAGCCAGAGCGTCCCTGTTGCCAGAGAACCCATGGCATCCAATGAATCAAGGCAGCCGTCGGGCAAATTTGGGACCTGGGGCTTAGGCAGTAAGGGGGTCAGTGAAGACTGGGACAGTGACTTCGAGTTTGAGTTtgaggacaaggacaaggacgaAAGTTCCATGAACGAAAAAAACAACCCAAAAATGGATGCTAAGCAACCGAGTGTCATAGTACCACAGGCGATCATGGAACGTCAAGCTAGTCTTCATGGGCAGTTCGGACAAGTTCAAGAGTTAACTTTGTTGGTTGAAGAGCTGAAGCGATTACGGCATCAAGCCAGCTTTTTGGACATTGTTCGGGGCCCATCAAACGAACTCTGGAAAGAGGCAGAGGGAATTGTCGATCTAGCAACaatcgacgatgatgataacAACCAATCACCTCCTAGGTCTCCTTCGCTCACTTTCAGCTTCGATGAATCTGAGGGAGAATCGTCCCAATCGAACGAGCCTTGGAAACGTGTCAGTGGAGATTCTTGGAGGGCTTCGATTTCAGAAAATCCAAGCACACGTCCGACAACGTCCCCCTATCCAGAGCAGACGGTACCTTCCAACAAAGCAAACTCGGTTCTAGATCTGATCTATCAACAACATTTATCCCACGACCCCACAAATAGCTCTCGCTTTccgaggtcgaggaagctTCCCTTCGACACGCAATCCCTCCGCGATCTTGTCGTTCGTGCTGGCGTTGTGACTCGTGCGCTAAAAGAAGTGGTTCGAAAGGCAGAAGGGGTTCCTCATGGGTTCGAAGAAAACACACATCCCTCACATCCACCGTTCAGTCGCATATTCGAACATCATTCTCATGATCGTTTTTCGAAGTTTGAAACGTCCTGCATTAGTTGA